In the Sulfitobacter pacificus genome, one interval contains:
- a CDS encoding trimethylamine methyltransferase family protein, whose product MTDGPSKRRTRGGGRAGAKDRRGTSVIEQMPWSPPINIDRPVEPLGPEGVAAIHDGAMRILEEIGIEFLNAEALEILRRAGCTINGENVRMGRDFVMEWIGKAPSEFTLTPRNPERKITVGGKNLLFGNVSSPPNYWDMAIGRKVAGTRDQCRDLLKLTQYFNCIHFAGGYPVEPCDVHASVRHLDVLYDKLTLTDKVMHAYSLGAERVEDVMEMVRIAGGLTHEEFDATPHMYTNINSTSPLKHDFPMMDGWMRMARRGQGLVVTPFTLAGAMAPVTMSGAVAQSLAEALCAVVLAQIIRPGCPVAIGTFTSNVDMKSGAPAFGTPEYMRATQMTGQMARFYDLPLRSSGVCAANVPDGQAMWETSNSLWAAVQSGTNMVYHAAGWLEGGLIASPEKFIMDCEVLQQIQRYMQPEICATGPDEIALDAIKSVGNQGHFFGIQHTQDRYTTAFYQPFLSDWRNYEGWEVAGGVWTAERAHHMFKEIVTSFEAPEMDIAIRDELADFVARRKSEGGAPTDF is encoded by the coding sequence ATGACCGATGGACCCAGCAAACGCAGGACCAGGGGCGGCGGACGGGCCGGGGCCAAGGACCGGCGCGGCACCTCTGTTATCGAGCAAATGCCATGGAGCCCGCCGATCAACATCGACCGGCCTGTCGAACCATTGGGCCCGGAAGGTGTTGCCGCGATCCACGACGGCGCGATGCGGATTCTGGAAGAGATCGGCATCGAGTTCCTGAACGCCGAGGCGCTAGAGATCTTGCGCAGGGCGGGATGCACCATCAATGGCGAAAACGTCCGCATGGGGCGCGACTTTGTCATGGAGTGGATTGGCAAGGCTCCGTCCGAATTTACCCTGACCCCGCGCAACCCGGAGCGCAAAATCACCGTTGGGGGCAAGAACCTGTTGTTTGGCAATGTGTCTTCGCCGCCGAACTATTGGGATATGGCGATTGGCAGAAAGGTGGCGGGCACCCGTGATCAATGCCGGGATCTGCTGAAACTGACGCAATATTTCAACTGTATCCATTTTGCCGGTGGGTATCCGGTGGAACCCTGCGACGTCCATGCCTCCGTACGCCATCTGGATGTGCTCTATGACAAGCTGACCCTGACCGACAAGGTGATGCACGCCTATTCGCTGGGCGCGGAACGGGTCGAGGATGTGATGGAGATGGTGCGCATCGCCGGTGGGTTGACCCACGAGGAATTCGACGCCACGCCGCATATGTACACCAACATCAACTCCACCTCGCCGTTGAAACATGATTTTCCGATGATGGATGGCTGGATGCGGATGGCGCGGCGCGGGCAGGGGCTGGTGGTGACACCCTTTACCCTGGCCGGGGCGATGGCACCGGTCACCATGTCGGGTGCTGTGGCGCAATCGCTGGCAGAGGCGCTCTGCGCGGTGGTGCTGGCGCAGATCATCCGCCCCGGCTGTCCGGTGGCGATTGGCACCTTTACCTCTAACGTTGATATGAAATCTGGTGCACCGGCCTTTGGCACGCCGGAATATATGCGGGCCACTCAAATGACCGGTCAGATGGCGCGGTTCTATGACCTGCCGCTGCGCTCTTCGGGGGTATGTGCAGCGAATGTGCCGGACGGGCAGGCGATGTGGGAAACCTCGAATTCGCTATGGGCGGCGGTGCAATCGGGCACCAATATGGTTTATCACGCAGCGGGCTGGCTGGAGGGCGGGCTGATCGCAAGCCCTGAAAAGTTCATCATGGATTGCGAGGTGCTGCAACAGATCCAGCGCTATATGCAGCCGGAGATTTGCGCAACGGGACCGGATGAAATTGCATTGGACGCGATCAAATCGGTCGGCAATCAGGGCCATTTCTTTGGCATCCAGCACACCCAAGACCGCTACACCACGGCGTTTTATCAGCCTTTCCTGTCGGATTGGCGCAATTATGAGGGCTGGGAAGTGGCGGGCGGGGTCTGGACGGCAGAACGGGCGCATCACATGTTCAAGGAGATTGTCACCAGTTTTGAGGCACCGGAAATGGATATTGCGATCCGTGATGAGCTGGCTGATTTTGTGGCGCGGCGTAAATCCGAAGGCGGCGCACCGACTGATTTCTGA